A region from the Brettanomyces bruxellensis chromosome 4, complete sequence genome encodes:
- a CDS encoding uncharacterized protein (SECRETED:SignalP(1-18)), producing MSVVTLLVLIGLITLLISYPYIKDNFQDINPAFLERQSSVGSTRQKGESAIYRSVNVPHGISLTGGLRIRIGYKLRDGCLKDVWSQALANANSRDETKSGKRISDLMKFAFPSGLKLTIGQVNTLLHQIAERTSRLTDKSKVGIFTDFTSPESIFLALSCFFVSEKTLVSYNSLPKKPVEDLDLIFVDAAQYGKVSSMGFKNIVVIGRPGIPSIVSSDEKTTKVLDFKTKIADVGGTVEPTFKYSYDPDTQYMKFNNKPYTEINESREVDFFQRSFVSSIGSRLMSLPKAFNWSKDDSLLVVASPMDGQSKNFLLMNILCGILSGVRQISVVSDSDVNNLNDLLKIDRNVTILTARDQSLKRLVSQTSVSLFKKFLIDRSEYLNSTGIFNTIGCSVGGLHLKLVYSMQSSNPLSSRLYNTLRSCLGSRIIREKYTSLTMGPIFKTNVYESRVLTDSKLNGHRFVQFGVPADCLELKLKKSKDEDKDGELYARGYSVGKGVEGEDYDENFWVRLGINGQFAPDGCFYSYA from the coding sequence ATGTCTGTAGTGACACTTTTAGTACTCATAGGTCTTATCAcacttttgatttcttatCCTTATATAAAGGATAATTTTCAGGACATAAACCCGGCATTTCTTGAGCGCCAGTCATCAGTTGGGTCTACACGACAAAAAGGGGAGTCTGCGATATACAGATCTGTGAATGTGCCACATGGAATATCACTGACCGGAGGTCTCCGGATAAGAATCGGTTACAAATTGAGAGATGGCTGTCTCAAAGATGTTTGGAGTCAGGCTTTGGCCAATGCAAACTCTCGAGATGAGACTAAATCTGGTAAAAGGATTTCTGATCTGATGAAATTTGCGTTCCCAAGTGGCTTAAAACTGACGATTGGCCAGGTTAATACACTTTTACACCAGATTGCAGAAAGGACGAGCAGGTTGACCGATAAGTCAAAAGTTGGAATTTTCACGGATTTCACATCACCGGAGAGCATTTTTCTAGCATTGAGCTGCTTTTTTGTGTCTGAAAAGACTCTTGTCTCCTACAATTCGCTTCCTAAGAAACCAGTTGAAGATCTCGACcttatatttgttgatgcGGCACAGTACGGCAAGGTTTCTTCAATGGGATTCAAGaatattgttgttattgGCCGACCAGGTATTCCAAGCATCGTATCCTCGGATGAAAAGACCACAAAAGTTCTAGATTTCAAGACGAAGATTGCCGATGTTGGCGGCACCGTTGAGCCAACTTTCAAGTATTCGTATGATCCAGATACACAATACATGAAATTCAACAACAAGCCTTACACAGAGATCAATGAGTCTCGAGAGGTTGATTTTTTCCAGAGAAGCTTTGTCTCAAGCATTGGATCACGACTCATGTCTCTCCCAAAGGCATTCAATTGGTCCAAAGACGATTCTCTGCTTGTCGTTGCCTCCCCAATGGATGGTCAGTCGAAAAACTTCCTCTTGATGAATATTTTGTGTGGAATTCTTTCCGGTGTCAGACAGATTTCTGTTGTGTCTGATTCCGATGTTAATAACCTAAATGACTTGCTGAAGATCGATAGAAATGTCACTATTTTAACTGCCAGGGACCAAAGTCTCAAGCGGTTAGTGTCCCAAACTTCAGTCTCTTTGTTCAAGAAGTTCCTCATTGACAGAAGCGAGTATCTAAATTCTACTGGTATATTCAACACTATTGGTTGCTCAGTTGGCGGACTTCATTTGAAGCTTGTCTACAGCATGCAAAGCTCGAATCCACTAAGTTCTAGACTATACAATACTTTAAGATCGTGCTTAGGCTCAAGAATTATAAGGGAGAAGTATACTTCTTTGACAATGGGTCCAATATTCAAGACAAACGTCTACGAGAGCCGGGTTCTCACTGATTCTAAGCTTAATGGTCATAGATTCGTGCAGTTTGGTGTTCCAGCGGATTGTTTGGAGctgaagttgaaaaagagtaaagatgaagataaagatggTGAATTATATGCCAGGGGTTATTCCGTCGGCAAGGGTGTGGAAGGAGAAGACTACGACGAGAATTTCTGGGTTCGGCTTGGAATAAACGGCCAGTTCGCTCCTGATGGTTGCTTCTACTCTTATGCATAA
- a CDS encoding uncharacterized protein (BUSCO:EOG09260WUS) has protein sequence MSSLYQLDEETKELLTLDNFLKDLSISEFVDRLSKQNVEYKSKFNNGVEYIDPKPYIRTFELVEKQLDKLNKECSETRTRIENQVHIRSLQHYKNVLQLNGKAADLDRRYKNLSSDVSKLYDSRISPMREKLTQAKNLKEHSEELIFVAKCYNEFYINGKPPSELVDYKFSDLEKISKAFNQLLSLSSKLSEDSAFLPKVKPANEAIIKCAESFEQKQLQNFVSYYDSKDSKRTRYIAKILFNLNGGTHIVETFVEHHPLFGKLQSSKQPAVDKDYWLALGNPDEAFYSLDQATLDLFNSIGKNFDQELPKIIDIFEDDTSAVLESLISKLFGDIIHSRVDYLIKMASSYSKLAFLRILHLVATELYRLTLSKMTNLLQEKDIQLTAVLDKAYTDIFASYLKDNAYFKVEKANLLEMLDPLTVDIDGVWTKAAQKHALSDKIASFKDAHTNSEPKISEKVEIDETSSSSDGGKKRDSRSLNEITRDAFSRKQAHAFTSISGQIHNSGWRERLRKSAVGASHLSFGSSSIISSMAPSSVPAAIQNANKLSSLQIVQKVLNYVVESLNRSIELVPGKINEYSMDIFDILMFKIGPSYILPEMESLYYNDVLIPHQKLNSFFTLSSTSVNLDFLPQFSEITFQLYLLSLVVRKSFYPLLLTGSTKAKLVNLFNGFIQDMEIGLNITLNSLIDLIEANIKSILNRQNTEDFCPSTQNVVIDKTHVCDKLTQFIEYTLRTVHISMASNPFFEFELIKRISALLLTTLIAHFQHFKVNSTGSLIITQDIIHYISVFDVVNFDDLKKRRESAIKGVKQTLPSSEDVSGIRENFSVLKELANLFSCQPELLSDLCNEGKLANLKRSVLREYIRNRIDFKESFLNGI, from the coding sequence ATGTCGTCTCTTTACCAGTTGGATGAAGAAACAAAGGAATTACTCACCCTTGACAATTTCCTCAAGGATTTAAGTATTTCGGAGTTTGTTGACCGTCTATCGAAACAGAATGTGGAGtataaatcaaaattcAACAACGGTGTCGAGTACATTGATCCGAAACCATACATACGAACATTTGAGTTAGTTGAAAAGCAATTGGATAAACTCAACAAAGAGTGCTCCGAAACCAGGACAAGAATTGAGAATCAAGTTCATATTAGATCATTGCAGCACTACAAAAATGTTTTACAACTCAATGGGAAGGCTGCAGATTTAGATAGAAGGTACAAAAATCTTTCCAGTGATGTTTCTAAATTATACGATAGTCGAATTAGTCCGATGAGAGAGAAACTCACACAGGCCAAGAATCTTAAAGAGCATTCCGAGGAGTTGATTTTTGTGGCGAAGTGTTATAATGAGTTTTACATAAATGGCAAACCTCCTTCAGAACTTGTTGATTACAAGTTTTCTGATTTGGAGAAGATATCAAAAGCTTTCAATCagcttctttctctttcatcAAAGCTATCTGAGGATAGTGCATTTTTACCAAAGGTTAAGCCCGCAAATGAGGCAATAATCAAGTGTGCTGAGAGTTTTGAGCAGAAGCAATTGCAAAATTTTGTTTCCTATTACGATAGCAAAGACAGCAAAAGAACTCGTTATATTGCAAAAATATTGTTCAACCTCAATGGAGGTACGCATATCGTCGAAACATTTGTTGAGcatcatcctctttttggaaaactgcAATCTAGTAAGCAACCTGCTGTTGATAAAGATTATTGGCTTGCCCTTGGAAACCCAGACGAGGCATTCTACAGTCTAGATCAAGCAACATTAGATCTTTTCAACTCAATTGGAAAGAATTTCGACCAGGAATTGCCCAAGATTATAGATATATTCGAGGATGATACTAGTGCTGTACTCGAATCTCTCATTTCAAAGTTGTTCGGTGATATTATCCATTCGAGAGTTGATTACCTAATAAAAATGGCATCATCATACTCTAAGCTTGCATTCTTACGTATTCTACATCTTGTGGCGACAGAATTATACCGACTAACATTAAGCAAAATGACTAATTTACTGCAGGAGAAAGATATCCAGCTTACTGCAGTACTTGACAAAGCCTACACTGATATATTTGCATCGTATTTAAAAGACAATGCTTACttcaaagttgaaaagGCTAATCTTCTCGAAATGCTTGATCCATTGACTGTGGATATTGATGGTGTGTGGACAAAAGCAGCCCAGAAGCATGCACTCAGTGATAAAATAGCTTCGTTTAAGGATGCGCATACAAACTCTGAGCCAAAGATTTCCGAAAAGGTGGAAATTGATGAAACgtcatcttcttcagatGGTGGGAAAAAGCGCGATTCAAGATCTTTGAATGAGATCACAAGAGATGCTTTTTCCAGAAAGCAAGCACATGCTTTCACTTCAATATCTGGTCAAATACACAATTCTGGCTGGAGAGAACGTCTTAGAAAGTCTGCTGTCGGTGCTAGTCATTTAAGCTTTGGATCCTCTTCAATAATTTCATCAATGGCACCTTCTTCTGTTCCAGCTGCAAtacaaaatgcaaataaattGTCATCTTTGCAAATCGTACAGAAGGTTCTCAACTATGTGGTTGAGTCGTTAAACCGTTCAATCGAACTTGTTCCCggaaaaattaatgaatattcgatggatatttttgatattctCATGTTCAAGATAGGACCTTCGTACATATTACCTGAGATGGAATCGCTCTACTATAATGATGTTTTAATTCCTCATCAAAAGCtcaattctttcttcactttatccTCCACATCAGTGAATTTGGATTTCTTGCCACAGTTCAGTGAAATCACATTTCAGCTTTACCTTCTATCTCTGGTGGTAAGAAAATCTTTTTACCCGTTGCTTTTAACGGGTTCAACTAAAGCCAAGCTTGTTAACTTGTTTAATGGCTTTATTCAGGATATGGAAATTGGTTTGAACATTACTTTGAACAGTCTTATTGATCTGATAGAAGCTAATATCAAGTCAATTTTGAATAGGCAGAATACTGAAGATTTCTGCCCAAGCACTCAGAACGTGGTCATTGATAAGACACACGTTTGTGATAAATTAACCCAGTTCATTGAGTATACTTTGCGGACTGTTCACATAAGTATGGCTTcaaatccattttttgaGTTTGAGTTGATTAAGCGTATCTCTGCATTGCTTTTAACAACCTTAATTGCACACTTTCAGCACTTTAAAGTGAATTCTACGGGTTCTCTCATTATAACCCAGGATATTATTCATTATATCTCTGTCTTTGATGTTGTAaactttgatgatttaaaaaaaagaagagagtCCGCAATCAAGGGTGTCAAACAGACTTTGCCAAGCTCTGAAGATGTTTCCGGAATTAGGGAAAACTTCAGCGTTCTTAAAGAATTGGCAAATCTCTTTTCGTGTCAACCTGAGCTTCTCTCTGATCTTTGTAATGAGGGCAAGCTTGCCAACTTGAAACGAAGTGTGTTAAGAGAGTACATTCGGAATAGAATAGATTTTAAGGAATCGTTCTTGAACGGAATATAA
- a CDS encoding uncharacterized protein (BUSCO:EOG092604A0): MTSKDLPNRNHVSNAVLLKSPSRERENEKETHPPLSSAIALHPFDYLIPTQGLSSFSVPFGISHPYEPVVSLFGEATSLENADALQSEILDVLRAPAEELSYISFKKPAFRLAPSDEIEPVEEPESTLTQFEKQIMELTEKVTKQDYIKPNYKVKRVKLGQTFKETALEKLEKTIISRETNHTRKRDSDGSEVGRKRLKSEGSELTKSEMRNIFDSKKLRHDSKSEFKMLLSELACTESHFKVVYNISEECTISLFSVNFWTKMKNSLSFLLQTHEEIPDTDIKVLVQLEDEIQRTLVALNSYDWNALFGNNHNRSLKSFQLASILILSSDTLLLVLNSGVKDKHLFKESLFELLFELLHNIQESVLPLFGWQQTTSSNLCVLTTQTSKLIKEQAKLIELIGIFLSKTIVGDSLITHMEYFAFQYIFADATELEKNQLAPDLEELRQCSSDVLLTISRKHPEQSQFIVNEMFANLDNISQLKSKSRKYRLSKGISVQHITILLLRLVQAMDCSDYSFEEEYWRMTGSGSSSRYSQNKVVTEITTKFYNYLSKKIKYSNGICNQIAVAIVTRISMALNANAKKVILGIISDLLDMLAYPEYSASEQILNSIMISMIYICENNLKEKGQSTSLTMAFDIAGMIGSRLISIRKDYAQLFNVNLSVKEFRQMNREYFLEVLKSLKTQNISQDNSFYFFYTQYLFTLKAFCTLIEEEERKITADSLESGNKDVQFKNLIKEVKKVIRSLIQLLNDNPTIFKYNLNHEQDILANYQVIMLNQNLIKQYNPFIALITKSLTGIKVKQRSLAIKCLSLLSDKDPTIIQLPAVKKIIDIRLRESYASVCNSILDLLAKVLYSHHELINDFYQMIAPMITNKSVSVRKKAIGICTYLYKNDIDVKVRSTISEKLLKRLDDEDDTVTYEACEALLSVWFISISDRCEEAQENSAIFLKTEVLATTGVIVQVFNKGDRNWEYFERFLKEKVLHPNELNEGMEDELRNSLSLMAEFVLEYITEDAIMITNYDDMRQKIGELMRFLAIVVKCDSSSISQDQLLALQPFLTEDLKTGSNLCYYTLQIFRIALPNVTNLNARFINDCETVIMSKLGRFNSKELEEAVASLWTLSKRNSKPKMVASACASTLKLLRVHILSVNSKNSFNQNMISKVRRLIYLIGCFGKECNFEKDKSVFEFLGLKEKETVISLLVRHLLPFSKRIEFRRSSVRNIVGICAAHPRIFMNPRILSILDSTFNKWDDKNLKTAVIEQMDQFLERQDREALERNGLDAKKSDNTILDIAAFHGRGNQQINDGICTSLVQRYLRQILDFALNKDQQGTLVCINFIRSVTRLGLANPKPILPTVLSLELSPDAHIRYIACHVHEYLSEKYESFIETSYSKALYVAVGYRRSIMSSKEFYVNETFLKQLMKIVRMWGPKGKSVQMVDMITKTLSIIQVDSLLDQHIEKTLFAADYSVFIAKNFNNIVLESQEEVLVAISNISQLLSSQVSDLLGEADDDADETLEGITVDHERQVKIDALLSCLLALVRLRDALITDYSISNDLMMKYQENNKLSDFKTAVSKAEKSSFDISDVNMGKEENFTREERANLLECLREEV; the protein is encoded by the coding sequence ATGACATCAAAGGATTTACCAAATAGAAATCATGTATCAAATGCCGTACTATTGAAATCGCCATCACGTGAAcgtgaaaatgaaaaagagacGCATCCTCCATTATCTTCAGCAATAGCATTACACCCTTTTGATTATTTAATTCCAACTCAAGGATTGAGCTCGTTTAGTGTACCATTTGGTATTTCACATCCTTACGAACCTGTGGTATCTTTATTTGGGGAAGCAACTTCATTGGAAAATGCAGACGCGCTTCAAAGTGAGATTCTTGACGTGCTTCGTGCTCCAGCAGAAGAATTAAGCTATATATCGTTTAAGAAACCAGCATTTAGATTAGCACCCAGTGATGAAATTGAACCAGTTGAAGAGCCTGAAAGCACTCTTACCCAGTTCGAGAAACAAATTATGGAGCTTACTGAGAAAGTGACAAAGCAGGACTATATAAAACCAAACTACAAAGTGAAACGCGTGAAATTAGGGCAAACATTTAAGGAAACGGCCCTCGAGAAACTGGAGAAAACCATAATTTCTAGAGAAACAAATCacacaagaaaaagagatagTGATGGCTCTGAGGtaggaagaaagagattgaAATCGGAAGGTAGTGAGCTCACGAAAAGTGAGATGAGGAACATCTTTGATTCCAAAAAACTAAGGCATGACTCTAAGTCTGAATTCAAGATGCTCTTATCAGAGTTGGCATGCACTGAATCTCACTTTAAGGTTGTATACAATATATCCGAAGAGTGTACCATTTCCCTATTTTCTGTGAACTTTTGGACTAAGATGAAAAACTCactttcctttttgctACAGACTCACGAAGAAATACCAGACACAGATATTAAGGTATTGGTGCAACTAGAGGATGAAATTCAGCGGACACTTGTAGCACTGAATTCTTACGATTGGAATGCTTTGTTTGGCAATAATCATAACAGATCTTTAAAAAGCTTTCAGCTAGCCTCAATATTAATTCTAAGTTCCGATACACTTCTTCTAGTGCTTAACTCGGGTGTTAAAGATAAACATTTGTTTAAGGAAAGTCTTTTTGAGCTTCTTTTTGAGCTTTTGCACAATATCCAAGAGTCCGTTCTCCCATTATTCGGATGGCAACAAACAACTTCCTCAAATTTGTGTGTGTTAACAACTCAGACAAGCAAGCTAATTAAAGAACAAGCGAAGCTTATTGAGCTCAttggcatttttttgtcGAAAACAATCGTTGGAGACTCATTGATCACTCACATGGagtattttgcttttcagtACATTTTTGCAGATGCAACcgaattggaaaaaaacCAACTGGCCCCTGATTTAGAAGAGCTTCGACAATGCTCATCAGATGTGTTGCTTACTATTTCAAGGAAGCATCCAGAACAATCACAATTTATAGTAAACGAGATGTTTGCCAACCTAGATAACATATCCCAGCTTAAATCCAAAAGTAGGAAATATCGCTTATCAAAAGGAATAAGCGTCCAACACATCACGATTCTTTTGCTAAGATTAGTGCAAGCGATGGATTGTTCGGACTATAGCTTCGAAGAAGAGTATTGGCGAATGACTGGATCCGGATCTTCTTCGAGATACTCCCAAAACAAAGTAGTTACTGAGATTACCACCAAATTCTATAATTATCTCagcaagaaaatcaaatattcaaatgGGATATGCAATCAGATAGCAGTAGCAATAGTCACTAGAATTTCAATGGCTTTGAATGCTAATGCAAAGAAAGTTATTCTCGGGATCATCTCTGATTTATTGGATATGCTTGCGTACCCGGAATACTCGGCTTCTGAGCAAATACTTAACTCAATAATGATATCGATGATTTATATCTGCGAGAATAAtctcaaagaaaaaggtcAATCAACATCGCTAACAATGGCATTCGACATAGCAGGTATGATTGGATCTAGACTTATCAGTATACGGAAAGATTATGCCCAGCTTTTCAACGTCAATCTGTCCGTGAAGGAGTTTCGTCAAATGAATAGAGAGTACTTTTTAGAGGTGTTGAAGAGCTTGAAGACTCAGAATATTTCCCAGGATAACagcttctattttttctataCACAATACCTGTTCACATTAAAGGCATTCTGTACATTGatagaagaagaggagagAAAAATCACTGCAGACTCTCTTGAGTCGGGAAATAAGGATGTccaattcaaaaatttaatcAAAGAAGTTAAAAAGGTCATTCGATCATTAATCCAACTTTTGAACGATAATCCAacaattttcaaatataaCTTAAACCATGAACAAGATATCCTTGCCAACTATCAAGTAATTATGCTTAACCAAAATCTTATTAAACAATATAATCCATTTATTGCACTCATCACAAAAAGTTTGACTGGCATTAAAGTGAAACAAAGATCATTAGCCATAAAGTGTCTATCATTGTTGTCTGATAAAGATCCGACAATTATACAGTTGCCGGCGGTTAAGAAAATCATAGATATACGATTGAGAGAATCGTATGCATCTGTTTGTAACTCAATTCTTGATCTTTTGGCCAAGGTGCTATACTCACATCATGAATTGATAAATGACTTCTATCAAATGATTGCACCAATGATTACTAATAAAAGTGTGTCCGTACGTAAAAAAGCAATCGGAATATGCACTTATTTATACAAAAATGACATTGATGTAAAGGTTAGGTCTACTATTTCAGAGAAATTATTAAAGAGGCTcgatgatgaggatgatacTGTTACATATGAAGCGTGTGAAGCATTGCTATCAGTCTGGTTCATATCTATAAGTGATCGATGCGAAGAAGCCCAGGAGAATTCGGcgatatttttgaaaacagAAGTTTTGGCTACCACGGGTGTTATTGTTCAAGTGTTCAACAAGGGTGATCGTAATTGGGAGTATTTTGAGCGTTTtttgaaggaaaaagtatTACATCCCAATGAGCTCAATGAGGGTATGGAGGATGAACTTCGAAACTCACTTTCACTGATGGCGGAGTTTGTATTAGAATATATCACTGAGGATGCAATTATGATTACCAATTATGATGATATGAGACAGAAAATAGGTGAACTGATGAGATTTCTTGCAATCGTTGTTAAGTGCGATTCGTCTTCTATCTCACAAGACCAACTTCTTGCATTACAACCTTTTTTAACAGAAGATCTCAAGACCGGAAGCAATTTATGCTACTATACATTGCAAATATTTCGTATTGCCTTACCAAATGTGACAAATCTCAATGCACGCTTCATCAATGATTGTGAAACTGTGATAATGTCCAAACTAGGCAGGTTTAACTCGAAAGAACTCGAGGAAGCTGTTGCTAGTTTGTGGACTCTTTCTAAGAGGAATAGTAAACCAAAAATGGTCGCAAGTGCTTGCGCGTCAACTTTGAAGCTTTTACGTGTACACATACTTTCTGTGAACTCGAAGAATTCCTTTAATCAGAATATGATCTCCAAGGTAAGAAGGCTCATTTATCTCATTGGATGCTTCGGTAAGGAGtgcaattttgaaaaagacaaGTCTGTCTTTGAATTCTTAGGgctgaaagaaaaagaaacagtCATATCCTTATTGGTTAGacatttacttcctttctCTAAAAGAATAGAGTTTAGAAGATCATCTGTTCGTAATATAGTTGGAATCTGTGCGGCACACCCTAGAATATTTATGAATCCAAGAATATTGAGCATTCTTGATAGCACATTCAATAAATGGGATgacaaaaatttgaaaacgGCTGTAATCGAACAAATGGACCAATTTTTAGAAAGGCAAGACAGAGAAGCATTGGAACGAAACGGGCttgatgcaaaaaaatCCGACAATACAATTTTAGACATTGCAGCCTTTCATGGGAGGGGTAACCAGCAAATAAATGATGGTATATGCACATCCTTGGTCCAAAGATACTTGAGACAAATACTTGATTTTGCTCTAAATAAAGACCAGCAAGGAACATTAGTCTGTATCAATTTTATTCGTTCAGTTACACGTTTAGGTTTGGCTAACCCAAAGCCGATTTTGCCGACTGTTTTATCCCTTGAATTATCACCTGATGCCCATATTAGATATATTGCTTGTCATGTGCATGAATACCTTTCTGAGAAATATGAAAGCTTTATCGAAACGTCTTACTCCAAGGCACTTTATGTCGCAGTCGGATACAGAAGAAGCATAATGTCATCTAAGGAGTTTTATGTTAACGAAACATTTTTGAAGCAATTAATGAAAATTGTCAGAATGTGGGGCCCAAAGGGTAAATCCGTGCAAATGGTCGATATGATAACCAAAACGTTAAGTATAATACAAGTTGACTCGTTGCTGGATCAGCATATAGAAAAAACTCTATTTGCTGCTGACTACTCTGTCTTCATTGCCAAGAATTTTAATAACATTGTTTTGGAGAGCCAGGAAGAAGTTTTGGTTGCAATAAGCAATATAAGCCAGCTTTTATCATCACAGGTGTCTGATTTATTGGGTGAAGCGGACGATGATGCAGATGAAACTTTGGAAGGTATTACTGTCGATCATGAACGTCAAGTGAAAATAGATGCCTTGTTATCATGTTTACTTGCTTTAGTTCGGCTCAGAGACGCACTTATAACCGATTACTCGATCTCCAATGACTTGATGATGAAgtatcaagaaaataacaAGCTGAGTGATTTCAAAACTGCAGTTAGCAAGGCAGAAAAGAGCAGCTTTGATATAAGTGACGTCAACATGGGCAAGGAGGAAAACTTTACACGTGAAGAAAGGGCTAACTTGCTTGAATGCCTTCGGGAAGAAGTATGA